The sequence AAATCTACTAATTTCTGCCGCCACCGCTGGTATCATCATTATTAATACCCCGCTGATTTTTCTTGATCTCACTGTTCAGCTTGCCAAAGCGGTAATTAAAGTTAATACCTGCCATGCGGAACAACATATAGTTGTTGGCCATGGTGGTAAAATCGTTGGTGCGGGTTAAATAATCAAGCTGGATAAACCGCTTGAACGGGTTCCGGATCATGATACCGATATTGCCCTTACCTTTAAACAGGTCCTTAGATACGTTGGCACCACCGCCCAACCAGTAGTTATCAATCCCTTGCAGCAATACGTAGCGGCTATCGAAATCAAGATTAAGGCCTGCACGATAGCCCTTATCAAACCGATAGCCCACGTAGGTGAACATATGGCCCTGGTAACCTTTGTTTTTGTAAAGCTGCCCATTGTAGGCACCCTCCAGCCAAATGTGCAACACCTCGGCGTTTACATTTACGTTTAGCCTGTTGGTAAAAGGATAATTAATATTAGCATCCAACCCCAACTGCTTCTTTTTACCCACATTGGCAAAGCTTTGGGTGGTGACGTTGCCACTCACGCTGCTCACATTCTCGATAGTATTATTAGCAAAAGAGTAGCTGGCGCTCAGGTTTACCGATCCTTTGCGCGACGAGCCGTAACTCAACTCGAAGTTATTATTTACCGCCGGCCTTAAGTTAGGGTTGCCAACGCTGATATAAAGCGGGTTGGCCTGGTTGGTAAAAGGATTAAGCTGGTTGATATTAGGCCGCTGGATCCGCTGTGTAAAACCAAAGTTAACGCTGCTCACGTTGTTTATAACACGCTGCGCCGAAATAGACGGCACCACATTGATATAATACTGGCTAAACACCCCGCCTGCCGATGTGGCAAAATTGGCATCGATATTGGTACGCTCGAAACGCAGGCCCCCTTTAACCACCCATTGGGTAAACTTCAGGGTGTACGAGTTATACAGCGCGTATACGTTTTGATGGTAGGTGAAATTATTGGTTTGCTTTGGATCGGTATGGTAGCCGGTATTGCTCAGCGTATCCTTATTAAAATTACTGAAGTTATTGCGCAGTATCATTTTACCCCCAGCTTCAAAGGTGAGCACTTTTAACGGATGGATATAATCCAGCTGGGTAGTATACTCCTTAGCGCCCGAACTATTATACTGGCGATAGTTAGCCTGACCGGGTTGTGTGGTCAGCACATCATTAAACTGGTTATTATCGGCATTACTGTATTTGTACGATGCTGTTAGCAACTGGTTTTTGTTATGCTTAAAACCCAGTTGATAATTAATACCCGCGTCTATCCCCTTGCCGCCGCCATTCCCATTGCTGATGTCACTATAAAACGCGGCCGGCGCATTAGCGGCATTAAACAACCGTGTGTACTGATCGGCCCCCTGAATACCCGCGTTATCAAAGTAGTTAACCGTACCGGCTATCAGGTTCAGCGTATCTATCTCGTAGCTTAATTCGGCGTTGGTATAATAGTTATGATTACCATTCACCCTATCGCCAAATTGGTACAGCGATGTTTTAGATTGCGTGAACGAGGTAGTATTATCAAACGGCGCAGCCATTTCGGGGCGTTTTTGGTAGCCGGTAAAAAAGTTTAAGCCAAATTTCCCCTGCTTAACTGTTGTATTTAAATTGAAGCGATAGCCATTCACCGTGTTGTAATTACTGTTAACAGAGCCATTATACCCCTGCGCCCCATTTTTTACGGTAATGATGTTGATGATACCCGCCAAACCCTCTGCCTCGTATTTAGCCGGTGGCGATGTGATCACCTCTATTTTCACAATGTTGCTGGCCGGCATGGCCTTTAATATATCCGATGGGCTACGGGCCATCAAAGCCGATTCCTTACCATTCAGCAGTATCTTATAACTCCCGCTGCCGCGTAACTTGATCTCGTCCGACGCGTCGACCGATAGCAGCGGCACTTTGCGCATCATATCCAGCGCGGTAATGGCCTTACTTTCTGGGTCGGCCTGCACATCATAGCTCAGGCGGTCTACCTCCTGCTTCATCAGCGGTTTTACGGCAGTTACGGCAACTTCCTTCAGCTGACTGTTAGATGGCGCCAGGCGTGTATTAGCCATAAAATCATCAGTACCGGTAACTGCTTGTTGTTTGGTTTGATAACCAACGCAGATAAAGGAAATGGTATAGGGTTTGGGGGCAAGGCCGTTTATTTTAAACGTACCGTCGTCTTTGGTAAGGGTGCTTTTTACCGGCTTTTTGGTGGTGGCATCTATAAGGGCAATGGTGGCAAAGCCTATGGGCTTATTAGTAACAGAATCGGCCACCATTCCCGCTATTACAATAGTTTTGGCAGGTACCTGCGCGCTAACCCGCAGCGCAAAGCTGCACAGCAGGATAAGTAAAAGTTTCTTCATTTATACCTACAAGACGCGCTTAACGGCAATTCGTTACAGGAAAACTGATAATTATTTATTGTTGAATTTGGTCATCGTCAGTTCGGTGCCGATGGTAGCGAAGCTTTTAATGATCTCTATAGACTTATCGATCATACCCGGGATCTCGGGTAATTCGTCGTCGTCAAAACCGCTCAAAACGTAATCAACCTGGCGGCCCTTGGGGTAATTATCGCCAACACCAAAACGCAGCCGGGCGTACTGATCGGTGCCTAATGCCAGTTCTATATTCTTCAATCCGTTATGGCCGGCTGCGCTGCCCTTGGGCTTCAGGCGTAGCTTGCCAAATGGCAGCGCTATCTCATCTACTATCACCAGCACATTTTCGATAGGGATCTTCAGCTCTTTCATCCAATGATTAACGGCCTTGCCGCTCAGGTTCATGTAGGTGGTAGGTTTTATCAGGTGCAGCATGCGGCCCTTATACTTAAGCTCGGTATAATAGGCCAGGCGCATATTGTAAAAATGCAGGCTTTCCTCCTTAGCCAACTGATCCAGCACCATAAAGCCCGCGTTGTGGCGCGTATCGGCATATTCCTGGCCGATGTTTCCTAAACCTACTATTAAGTATTTCATACCCCCTAACCCCCTAAAGGGGGAATTTTTATTTTTTGCAATTATACAAAAAAAGCGATGAGGGTGAACTCATCGCTTTTATGTGCCCTCAATAACAATAAGTGGATTAATATTTCAATATCCTTGAGAAGCTACTTTTGCTTCAAGCTTGTCCAACCACGCTTTGAATCGTGGACATTTATTTATGATGGATTCTAATCCATTATCTAATGCTATGTACGCTCCATATAGTGGTTTTTTATACCCTTCTATAATTTTTAATCTTTTCGACGGCGCTGTATTGGCACCATCATTTATTAATTCTGGGTTTGGATATTGATCTATTATTGATTTTAATTCTGCTACTATTTTTTTGTCACAGCCTGGTATATCACTAAACCCTTTTATATCGGTAAATAACAACGCCTCAAACTCATGTAACTGAATGTACGGTACAAACCTACTATTGTTAATGTTTTCGCTTATTTGCTCCTCAATAAATGCTACTTTTTGCTCATTCCCATTAAGTCGATGAGATTCACTATAGCCAGGAAAATTATTAGGTAATCTATAATAGTCGATCAGGCTTGTCACAATTATATCGTGTTCTTTATTTAAGAATGTTATAACATCATATTTATATCTATCGTAACTATTAGACCCACCCATATCAAAACCCCGTATATCATATATTCCTCTGTCAGCAAAATAACGACGTAAGCAATTCTCAATAAACTCAACTTCAGTAGCTCCCTCAGCAATGAAATAGATAGCCCTTATCATGGTCTACCCCCTAACACATTTTTTTTCCATAATTCGCCCAATGTGTAATTATC comes from Mucilaginibacter mali and encodes:
- the pth gene encoding aminoacyl-tRNA hydrolase, with translation MKYLIVGLGNIGQEYADTRHNAGFMVLDQLAKEESLHFYNMRLAYYTELKYKGRMLHLIKPTTYMNLSGKAVNHWMKELKIPIENVLVIVDEIALPFGKLRLKPKGSAAGHNGLKNIELALGTDQYARLRFGVGDNYPKGRQVDYVLSGFDDDELPEIPGMIDKSIEIIKSFATIGTELTMTKFNNK
- a CDS encoding outer membrane beta-barrel family protein; this translates as MKKLLLILLCSFALRVSAQVPAKTIVIAGMVADSVTNKPIGFATIALIDATTKKPVKSTLTKDDGTFKINGLAPKPYTISFICVGYQTKQQAVTGTDDFMANTRLAPSNSQLKEVAVTAVKPLMKQEVDRLSYDVQADPESKAITALDMMRKVPLLSVDASDEIKLRGSGSYKILLNGKESALMARSPSDILKAMPASNIVKIEVITSPPAKYEAEGLAGIINIITVKNGAQGYNGSVNSNYNTVNGYRFNLNTTVKQGKFGLNFFTGYQKRPEMAAPFDNTTSFTQSKTSLYQFGDRVNGNHNYYTNAELSYEIDTLNLIAGTVNYFDNAGIQGADQYTRLFNAANAPAAFYSDISNGNGGGKGIDAGINYQLGFKHNKNQLLTASYKYSNADNNQFNDVLTTQPGQANYRQYNSSGAKEYTTQLDYIHPLKVLTFEAGGKMILRNNFSNFNKDTLSNTGYHTDPKQTNNFTYHQNVYALYNSYTLKFTQWVVKGGLRFERTNIDANFATSAGGVFSQYYINVVPSISAQRVINNVSSVNFGFTQRIQRPNINQLNPFTNQANPLYISVGNPNLRPAVNNNFELSYGSSRKGSVNLSASYSFANNTIENVSSVSGNVTTQSFANVGKKKQLGLDANINYPFTNRLNVNVNAEVLHIWLEGAYNGQLYKNKGYQGHMFTYVGYRFDKGYRAGLNLDFDSRYVLLQGIDNYWLGGGANVSKDLFKGKGNIGIMIRNPFKRFIQLDYLTRTNDFTTMANNYMLFRMAGINFNYRFGKLNSEIKKNQRGINNDDTSGGGRN
- a CDS encoding DUF4276 family protein, coding for MIRAIYFIAEGATEVEFIENCLRRYFADRGIYDIRGFDMGGSNSYDRYKYDVITFLNKEHDIIVTSLIDYYRLPNNFPGYSESHRLNGNEQKVAFIEEQISENINNSRFVPYIQLHEFEALLFTDIKGFSDIPGCDKKIVAELKSIIDQYPNPELINDGANTAPSKRLKIIEGYKKPLYGAYIALDNGLESIINKCPRFKAWLDKLEAKVASQGY